TGCATCGCCGAGCGCGACGGCGTGTCCAGCGCGCCGGGCCGACGACGAAATGCTGAAGCATTTCGGAGGAGCGACTGGCGCGCTGGGCGCGCTGTCCCGCCGGCGAGGCGCGCGCAGTCATCTTTGCCGGACACTGCTAGCGCTTCGACCGCGGTCACGAGGGCGTCGAGATCGTCGACGACCAGGGCCACGTGCGCGCGGGTCTCGGCCGGGGACGCGTCCTGCACGCCGAGGTGCAGCTCCCCGTCGGCGAGCGCGAACCAGATCCCCTCCGGGTTCGGCATGTCGGAGGGCTTGGGGATGCGCGT
This window of the Sandaracinaceae bacterium genome carries:
- a CDS encoding VOC family protein, encoding MRIHHVQLMIPRGGEDAALAFYRDALGLTRIPKPSDMPNPEGIWFALADGELHLGVQDASPAETRAHVALVVDDLDALVTAVEALAVSGKDDCARLAGGTARPARQSLLRNASAFRRRPGALDTPSRSAM